TCTTGACGCTGGGCTGCCTGAGGCTGGTACGCGGGCGGAGGAAGATCGTCTTCAACCATGCTTGCGGCGGGTGCCTCATAGGCATCACGGCGAGGCGTGAAAATATCTTCCATTTGCTCTTCTGCCGCCGCGTTCTCCGCGTCTGGGAGTTCTTCAAAAAGCGAGCGCTCGACAGGTGCCGCCGCAACGGCTGGCTCAGCAGCGGTAAAGGCAACAGCAGCTTCTTGGGGCTCAACAGGTGCTTCTTCAGCAGCCACTTTTTGGCGCAGAGGCTCAGCCAATGAACGGCGCGGCACAGGAAGTTCGTTGCGCACTTCACTTGCGTCGATCCCTGTCGCAACAACGCTCACGCGCATTTTGCCGTCCATCGTTGTATCCAATGTGGAACCAACAATGATGTTGGCCTCTGGGTCAACTTCTTCACGAATGCGGTTGGCTGCTTCATCAAGCTCAAACAGTGTAAGGTCGTGGCCACCTGTGATGTTGATCAGAACACCTTTGGCGCCGCGCAGGCTGATTTCGTCGAGAAGCGGGTTTGCAATCGCTTTCTCGGAAGCCTGTGTTGCACGATCTTCGCCATCGGCTTCGCCCGTACCCATCATGGCTTTGCCCATTTCGTCCATCACGGCGCGAACGTCTGCAAAGTCGAGGTTGATAAGACCAGGACGTACCATCAGGTCTGTAACGCCCTTAACACCTTGATAAAGAACATCATCAGCGAGCGAGAAGGCGTCAGAAAATGTTGTTTTTTCAGTGGCAATGCGGAACAGGTTTTGGTTTGGAATGATGATCAGCGTATCAACAACTTTTTGCAGTGCTTCCACACCATCTTCAGCCTGACGCATGCGCTTTGCGCCCTCAAACTGGAAAGGCTTCGTGACGACGCCGACGGTCAGAACGCCAAGTTCACGCGCGGCTTGCGCAATAATCGGAGCCGCGCCCGTGCCCGTTCCGCCGCCCATACCCGCAGTGATGAAGCACATGTGCGCTCCCGCGAGGTGATCAACGATCTGCTCAATGCTTTCTTCGGCTGCGGCTGCGCCGATGGTTGCCTTCGCGCCTGCGCCAAGACCTTCCGTAACCTTGATCCCAAGCTGCACTTTGCTAACCGACTTGCTCTGCTGAAGCGCTTGCGCGTCAGTATTGGCAACCACGAAGTCTACGCCTTCGAGCTCCTTATCGATCATGTTGTTGACCGCGTTACCGCCAGCGCCACCGACGCCAAAAACGGTGATCCGTGGTTTGAGGTCTTCTTGACCGGGCATTGTGAGATTGAGTGTCATAATTACTGTCCGCCTGATGTCTTTGTCCGCTTGCACGGGTGCGATTTCTGCCTGTTCCGCCCTATTTCTACCGCGCCTTTCCCGTATCGTCACGTAAAAAACGGCAAAATGCTACAAAATATAGTCGATTTAGGTGGAGTCTCCGCGGTATTTCGCCTACGGCCCGAAATCTTGCGGAATCAAACACCCACGACACAAGACGCAAAAAGACGCACCTCAAATGAGAAGCGTGTTTTGATATTAAGATGTCGTTGGGCCCTGCTCGGCCTAGTCGCTTCTTTTTTGAGCGTTGACCTAATCTTATCATAAGATTTTCATAACTTCTAGCCCCGCCAAGCCCCACCGCGGCGTTTTTAAACCGCAGTATCCCATTGTCTGTTTGCCAGCCCCGCTCCCCGCGCCTTATAAAGACAGAGGGAGGAGCTCATGCTCAGAGGATGGATAGCAATACTCATGATCGCCTTGGTCGGTTTCACCCCCGCCAAAGCCCAAGATACGTTGCCAACAGCTCGCATCGGCGTACTTGCTTATCTCGGCTATGAAGATGCGCTCGCCCGCTGGCATGGCCTAAAAACCTATCTTGATGCCTCCCTGCCAAGATATCGCTTCGAGCTTGTCCCTCTCACACTCGCGTCCGCCTCAACACAGATCGCCTCGGGTCAGGTCGACTTTGTACTGACCAACCCAGGGCACTTTGTTGACCTAAGCGCCAAGCATGCGATGAGTGTGATTGCCTCTCGCAGCGTTCAGCAAAGCGACGGCAGTTATGCTGGTGACTTTGGCAGCCTCATCTTTGCACGCGCCGATACTGGCATAACAACGCTCACTGATGCATCAGGCAAGACAGTTGCCGCAATCGACAAGATGGCCTTTGGCGGCTTTCAAACAGCGTGGCGTGAGTTTGAGAATGCGGGCCTAAATCTTTTCACCGATACCGCCGAACTGGTCTTTGTTGGTTTCCCGATGGATGAGGTCGTGGCACGCGTCGCCACAGGACGCGCCGATATCGGTATCGTGCGCAGCGGGCTCATCGAACGACTGATCGCTGATGGACACTACAAAGCAACCGACTTTACGTATCTCAATACCAACGCCACTTACGCGCACCCCAACCGCATCAGCACACGCCTTTACCCCGAGTGGCCCTTCGCCGTTCTGGCAGGCGTTGACCCCGAATTAAGGGACAGTGTGGCGCTCGCACTTCTCAGCGCCAAGTCAAGCCCGCGCGCCGAAGCCTCGCGGCTGCGCTATATCTGGACGGCGCCAGTTGCCTATCACGCGGTCCAAGAACTCAATGATGCCTACACCAGACGCATCGAAGCCCTGAGCCTCGTGCAAAAGATCTGGCGCAGCTGGCCACTTTTGGTAGGTACCCTTCTGCTGCCACTCCTTTTGCTCGCAGCAATGCTTCGTTTACGCCGCCCTGCACCGCGCACTCCGTCCACGACGCCACAGCCCGAACTGACCAACCGCGAACGCGAAATTCTAGGCCTGATTGCGGAAGGGTTTTCCTCAAAGGAAATCGCGCGCAAACTCGGCATCAGCCCCAAGACAGTCGAATTCCACCGCGCCAACCTGTTGAAGAAATATGAGGCACGCTCCTCAAGCCAACTGGTCGCCTTGGCCAGCTAAGAGCACA
This genomic window from Lentibacter algarum contains:
- the ftsZ gene encoding cell division protein FtsZ, with the protein product MTLNLTMPGQEDLKPRITVFGVGGAGGNAVNNMIDKELEGVDFVVANTDAQALQQSKSVSKVQLGIKVTEGLGAGAKATIGAAAAEESIEQIVDHLAGAHMCFITAGMGGGTGTGAAPIIAQAARELGVLTVGVVTKPFQFEGAKRMRQAEDGVEALQKVVDTLIIIPNQNLFRIATEKTTFSDAFSLADDVLYQGVKGVTDLMVRPGLINLDFADVRAVMDEMGKAMMGTGEADGEDRATQASEKAIANPLLDEISLRGAKGVLINITGGHDLTLFELDEAANRIREEVDPEANIIVGSTLDTTMDGKMRVSVVATGIDASEVRNELPVPRRSLAEPLRQKVAAEEAPVEPQEAAVAFTAAEPAVAAAPVERSLFEELPDAENAAAEEQMEDIFTPRRDAYEAPAASMVEDDLPPPAYQPQAAQRQETIDAAPEEFVAPRAPAPGTPSPEALARLRQAVHNNRPTQEADVPQAEEKPRFGINSLINRMTGHEQAQKPAAPQAAAPQQAPRPAAAARVQPQVSSAQPQQQPDADQERIEIPAFLRRQAN
- a CDS encoding PhnD/SsuA/transferrin family substrate-binding protein, yielding MLRGWIAILMIALVGFTPAKAQDTLPTARIGVLAYLGYEDALARWHGLKTYLDASLPRYRFELVPLTLASASTQIASGQVDFVLTNPGHFVDLSAKHAMSVIASRSVQQSDGSYAGDFGSLIFARADTGITTLTDASGKTVAAIDKMAFGGFQTAWREFENAGLNLFTDTAELVFVGFPMDEVVARVATGRADIGIVRSGLIERLIADGHYKATDFTYLNTNATYAHPNRISTRLYPEWPFAVLAGVDPELRDSVALALLSAKSSPRAEASRLRYIWTAPVAYHAVQELNDAYTRRIEALSLVQKIWRSWPLLVGTLLLPLLLLAAMLRLRRPAPRTPSTTPQPELTNREREILGLIAEGFSSKEIARKLGISPKTVEFHRANLLKKYEARSSSQLVALAS